A single genomic interval of Terriglobus albidus harbors:
- a CDS encoding alpha-amylase family protein: MINDLWYKNAIVYCLSVESFLDGNGDGVGDFRGLIQCLDYLQGLGVTAIWLMPFQTSPQKDDGYDITDYYSVDPRYGTLGDFVEFAHGCAQRGMRVMIDLVVNHTSDQHPWFKAARNSPDSPYRDWYVWSKKKPRNANSGMVFPGVQRTTWTYDEAAKEFYFHRFYKFQPDLNTSNPEVQAEILKIMGFWIQLGVSGFRMDAVPFVIATKGAGITRTVEQYDMLRTFAAFLSWRKGDAIILAEANVLPSSDMHYFGEAGERLSMMFNFNVNQHLFYSLATGDVGPLQTSLMQTKPRPATAQWATFLRNHDELDLGRLTEAQRRKVFERFAPDKEMQLYGRGIRRRLAPMLHGDRRRLEQAYSLLFSMPGTPVLRYGDEIGMGDNLALPERYSTRTSMQWTNDHHGGFTRAPRSKIHTIRNGAYGYQHVNVADQRRDPNSLMDWMERMIRVRKETPEIGWGDFRIIDTGYNQVLGIRYDWRGNHTLVLHNFSADPVELRLAPHTIGDGAETGAPLINILSKEHSFLEEEKDGRYSIQLEPYGYRWFRVGGFDGRLLKMAQRPPTTSSQP; the protein is encoded by the coding sequence ATGATTAACGACCTCTGGTACAAGAACGCTATTGTCTACTGCCTTTCGGTCGAGAGTTTTCTAGATGGCAATGGTGACGGCGTCGGCGACTTTCGCGGCCTGATTCAATGCCTGGATTACCTGCAGGGGCTGGGCGTCACCGCCATCTGGTTGATGCCCTTTCAGACCTCTCCACAAAAAGACGACGGCTACGACATCACGGACTACTACAGCGTCGACCCGCGTTACGGAACGCTGGGCGACTTTGTGGAGTTTGCCCATGGCTGCGCACAGCGTGGCATGCGAGTGATGATCGACCTGGTGGTCAACCATACCTCCGACCAGCATCCCTGGTTCAAAGCCGCGCGCAACAGCCCGGACTCTCCCTATCGCGACTGGTATGTCTGGTCGAAGAAGAAGCCGAGGAATGCGAATAGCGGCATGGTCTTTCCCGGCGTGCAACGAACAACGTGGACCTATGATGAAGCTGCCAAGGAGTTTTACTTTCATCGCTTCTATAAATTTCAACCAGACCTGAATACGTCAAACCCCGAGGTTCAGGCAGAGATCCTGAAGATCATGGGGTTTTGGATTCAACTTGGCGTCTCCGGCTTCCGCATGGATGCCGTTCCCTTTGTCATTGCCACCAAAGGCGCCGGCATCACTCGCACAGTGGAGCAGTACGACATGCTGCGCACGTTTGCCGCGTTTCTGAGCTGGCGCAAGGGAGACGCCATCATCCTCGCCGAAGCGAACGTGCTGCCTTCTTCCGACATGCACTACTTTGGCGAAGCCGGCGAGCGCCTATCGATGATGTTCAATTTCAATGTCAACCAGCACCTGTTCTATTCGCTGGCAACCGGCGACGTAGGCCCGCTGCAGACATCTCTGATGCAGACAAAGCCACGCCCCGCGACCGCGCAGTGGGCCACGTTTCTACGGAATCACGATGAGCTGGACCTTGGCCGCTTGACCGAAGCGCAGCGCCGCAAGGTATTTGAGCGGTTCGCCCCGGACAAAGAGATGCAGCTCTACGGCCGCGGTATCCGCAGGCGTTTGGCGCCGATGCTACATGGCGATCGAAGACGCCTGGAACAGGCCTACTCCCTGCTCTTCTCTATGCCTGGCACTCCGGTACTGCGTTACGGCGATGAGATCGGCATGGGAGACAACCTGGCTCTACCGGAGCGCTATAGCACCCGCACCTCCATGCAATGGACCAACGACCATCATGGCGGCTTTACGCGAGCCCCGCGATCGAAGATACATACCATTCGAAACGGCGCATACGGCTATCAGCATGTGAATGTCGCGGATCAGCGCCGCGATCCGAACTCGCTGATGGACTGGATGGAGCGCATGATCCGTGTGCGCAAGGAGACGCCTGAGATCGGTTGGGGCGACTTTCGGATCATCGACACTGGATACAACCAGGTTCTCGGCATCCGTTACGACTGGCGCGGCAATCACACGCTGGTGCTGCATAACTTCAGCGCCGATCCTGTTGAGCTCCGGCTAGCTCCACACACCATCGGCGATGGAGCGGAAACAGGCGCGCCCCTGATCAATATCCTGTCGAAAGAACACAGCTTCCTCGAAGAGGAGAAAGATGGACGCTACTCCATCCAACTGGAGCCGTATGGCTATCGCTGGTTCCGCGTGGGCGGCTTCGACGGACGCCTGCTGAAGATGGCCCAGCGCCCTCCCACTACTTCTTCGCAGCCGTGA
- a CDS encoding amylo-alpha-1,6-glucosidase: protein MKTIFRPAPIVRHVELDVAHLDERVRSRRGLFTEWIVTNGLGGYLSGTVGGLNTRRYHGWLIAALPAPHGRTIMLNQLRERLIVGDQSYVLDCDDLVHRDTPDPISPYLSEFRLENGLPVWVFRCAGNVIEKRACMVHLQNTAYITYTLLEGEGGRLEVQPAMHVRSHDDSLAGPPQEQYRWTGVEDGFELYVSDDLPVLKLAWNCDECGFQMKTRRLDNLRYRIEQARGYDWEGSLWSPGKFATDLRSEKPAALTASTEDWEKVRALSAGASFATELERKRRLLRAAPPEAREGFAAELVFAADQFLITPMGRTADQIRAHAVGDEIRTVIAGYHWFTDWGRDTMISLEGLTLSTGRYREAEYILRSFGNYIHNGLIPNMFPEGRTSGLYHTADATLWFFHAIDRYVQVTSDWETLEFLLPKMVDVAEWHLRGTDFGIHIDQNDGLMVQGQDGYQLTWMDAKVGDWVVTPRRGKTVELNALWYNALRLLVEWLEALEDTRTDRARYLQLADRCRESFNRRFWNGDKGCLFDVVDTFEGGDDAQIRPNQLIAISLKYPVLDEARWKPVVERCMRELLTPVGLRSLARGEKDYKPRYDGDLWARDAAYHQGTVWGWLIGPFVNAWMKTFPEQAEKAQAFLHGFDQHLYEDGVGTISEIFDAEEPFTPRGCMAQAWSVAEVLRCEVMLHQMRSDKETQKELDLTAAKK from the coding sequence ATGAAGACGATCTTTCGCCCTGCACCGATTGTCCGTCACGTCGAACTGGACGTAGCCCACCTGGATGAACGTGTCCGCAGCCGTCGAGGCCTCTTTACCGAGTGGATTGTCACGAATGGTCTTGGTGGCTATCTTTCCGGTACTGTGGGTGGCCTGAATACCCGCCGCTATCATGGCTGGCTGATTGCGGCTTTGCCCGCGCCACATGGGCGCACCATAATGCTGAATCAACTGCGCGAGCGCCTGATCGTCGGCGATCAATCGTACGTGCTGGACTGTGACGACCTGGTCCACAGGGACACTCCCGATCCCATCAGTCCCTACCTGTCGGAGTTCCGGCTGGAAAACGGACTCCCCGTCTGGGTCTTTCGATGCGCCGGCAATGTGATCGAAAAACGCGCCTGCATGGTCCATCTGCAGAACACGGCGTACATCACCTACACACTGCTGGAAGGGGAGGGAGGCCGGTTGGAGGTGCAGCCGGCCATGCATGTGCGGTCACACGACGACTCGCTGGCGGGGCCGCCACAGGAACAGTACCGCTGGACCGGAGTCGAGGATGGCTTCGAGCTGTACGTCAGTGACGATCTTCCGGTACTTAAGCTGGCCTGGAACTGTGATGAGTGCGGCTTCCAGATGAAGACCAGGCGGCTCGACAATCTTCGCTATCGCATCGAACAGGCACGCGGTTATGACTGGGAGGGTTCTCTTTGGTCTCCTGGAAAATTCGCCACCGACCTCCGATCCGAAAAGCCTGCCGCTCTCACGGCTTCAACAGAAGATTGGGAGAAGGTACGGGCGCTATCGGCGGGGGCGTCATTCGCAACCGAACTCGAACGCAAGCGCCGCCTGCTGCGTGCTGCGCCTCCCGAAGCACGGGAAGGCTTTGCTGCAGAGCTGGTGTTTGCCGCCGACCAGTTTCTTATTACTCCGATGGGGCGTACCGCAGACCAGATCCGCGCCCACGCGGTGGGCGATGAGATTCGTACCGTGATTGCCGGCTACCATTGGTTTACCGATTGGGGCCGTGACACCATGATCTCGCTGGAGGGACTCACTCTCTCTACCGGCCGCTATCGTGAGGCCGAGTACATTCTCCGCAGCTTCGGCAACTACATCCATAACGGCCTCATCCCGAACATGTTTCCCGAAGGTAGAACCAGCGGCTTGTATCACACTGCTGATGCGACGTTATGGTTCTTCCATGCCATCGATCGCTATGTGCAGGTAACCAGTGACTGGGAGACGCTTGAGTTTCTTCTGCCGAAGATGGTCGATGTCGCCGAATGGCATCTGCGCGGGACCGACTTCGGCATCCATATCGACCAGAACGACGGCTTGATGGTCCAGGGGCAGGATGGGTATCAGCTCACATGGATGGACGCAAAGGTCGGCGATTGGGTCGTAACTCCTCGTCGTGGTAAGACGGTGGAGCTGAATGCGCTTTGGTACAACGCGCTTCGCCTGTTGGTGGAGTGGCTTGAGGCGCTCGAGGATACCCGTACGGATCGTGCCCGCTATCTGCAGTTGGCGGACCGGTGCCGCGAAAGTTTTAACCGCCGCTTCTGGAATGGCGATAAGGGGTGTCTCTTCGATGTGGTGGATACGTTCGAGGGGGGCGATGACGCGCAGATCCGGCCCAATCAACTGATCGCGATCTCGCTGAAATATCCCGTGCTCGATGAGGCGCGGTGGAAGCCGGTAGTCGAGCGCTGCATGCGCGAGTTGCTTACGCCTGTTGGTCTGCGTAGCCTGGCGCGCGGCGAAAAAGACTATAAGCCTCGTTACGACGGCGACCTGTGGGCTCGGGATGCCGCGTATCACCAGGGAACGGTATGGGGATGGCTGATCGGGCCCTTTGTGAATGCGTGGATGAAGACCTTTCCCGAACAGGCGGAGAAGGCGCAGGCCTTTCTGCATGGCTTCGACCAGCACCTCTATGAAGATGGCGTAGGTACCATCAGCGAGATCTTCGATGCCGAAGAGCCCTTCACACCACGCGGCTGCATGGCGCAGGCATGGAGTGTCGCCGAGGTACTGCGTTGCGAGGTCATGCTGCACCAGATGCGTTCGGATAAAGAGACACAGAAAGAGCTGGATCTCACGGCTGCGAAGAAGTAG
- the feoB gene encoding ferrous iron transporter B produces the protein MSSCCTPAESNAAVLTAPPLSASHKGQIRTIALIGPPNCGKSTLFNRLTGLRQKVGNYPGVTVEHHSGRMKAIGRSDLTLIDLPGIYSLATFSEDARVAVDVLKGQMPGVAAPDAVLLVLDSTHMNRQLMLAAPILALGLPTLVILNMSDVLESRGGKVDVLAMARELGHPVALISAAKGVGLDRVADFLSQYGNFEVTRPGAVKLPVIQSADSYRKWATQVSSRTQYQQPNAPKWTRRLDHVLLHRVWGPLIFLAVVIAVFQVVFGLGQPLSDGLGNLLTGLGVKVAALLPDGWMRALLRDGLWNGVQSVLVFLPQILLLFAFIGILEDSGYLARAALIADRVMRSIGLNGKAFIPLLSAYACAVPAIMATRTIENKRDRFATILVAPFMTCSARLPVYTLIIAAFVPDRKLLGSFVGLRATVMLSLYVLGFLAALFTARVLKSSLLKASSAPFILELPQYRWPTLQGLGIRLYDRAKLFLRKAGTIILGVTFAVWVLSVLPVHSGQFSELTDSVIGHVGHWIEPVIRPLGFNWKIGIGLLSSIVAREVIVGTLGTLYGVDPETHAMGLQQALRGDMTLGGALALVVFFAFALQCTSTIIMVRRETNSWRWPAIQFTYMTVFAYTAALVTNQIVNLIAR, from the coding sequence GAAAATCGACGCTGTTCAACCGCCTGACCGGACTTCGGCAGAAGGTTGGCAACTATCCGGGCGTCACAGTAGAACACCATTCCGGCAGGATGAAGGCTATCGGCCGCAGCGACCTCACCCTGATCGATCTTCCCGGCATCTACTCGCTCGCCACTTTTTCCGAAGATGCCCGCGTCGCTGTCGATGTGCTGAAAGGCCAAATGCCTGGAGTTGCCGCGCCCGATGCCGTACTGCTGGTGCTCGACTCCACCCATATGAACCGGCAGCTCATGCTGGCTGCTCCCATTCTTGCGCTCGGCCTGCCTACCCTGGTCATTTTGAACATGTCCGACGTGCTTGAGTCGCGTGGCGGCAAGGTGGATGTGCTTGCCATGGCTCGTGAGCTCGGCCATCCCGTCGCACTGATCTCCGCTGCGAAGGGTGTCGGGCTGGATCGCGTTGCGGACTTCCTTAGCCAGTACGGCAACTTCGAGGTCACCCGGCCCGGCGCTGTGAAGCTGCCCGTGATTCAGAGCGCTGACAGCTACAGGAAGTGGGCTACCCAGGTCAGCTCCCGTACGCAATATCAGCAGCCCAATGCTCCCAAGTGGACGCGTCGTCTGGACCACGTTCTTTTGCATCGAGTCTGGGGTCCGCTGATCTTTCTTGCGGTCGTCATTGCTGTCTTTCAGGTGGTCTTTGGCTTGGGACAACCGCTGAGTGATGGCCTTGGGAACCTGCTGACAGGCCTGGGCGTAAAGGTTGCGGCGCTCCTACCTGACGGCTGGATGCGTGCTCTCCTGCGGGACGGTTTGTGGAACGGCGTGCAGTCGGTGCTGGTCTTCCTCCCCCAGATTCTTCTGCTCTTCGCGTTCATCGGCATCCTGGAAGACTCCGGCTATCTTGCTCGTGCCGCCTTGATCGCAGATCGCGTCATGCGTTCCATCGGTCTGAACGGTAAGGCCTTTATTCCGTTACTCAGTGCCTACGCCTGCGCCGTTCCCGCCATCATGGCGACCCGCACCATTGAGAACAAGCGCGACCGCTTCGCCACCATTCTGGTTGCTCCGTTCATGACCTGTTCTGCACGCTTGCCGGTCTATACCCTCATCATCGCGGCCTTCGTTCCCGATCGGAAGCTGCTGGGCAGTTTCGTTGGTCTGCGGGCCACGGTCATGCTGAGCCTGTATGTGCTGGGCTTCCTGGCGGCGTTGTTTACGGCGCGTGTACTCAAGTCCTCGTTGCTGAAGGCATCTTCGGCTCCGTTCATCCTGGAACTGCCACAGTACCGCTGGCCCACGCTGCAGGGTCTCGGCATCCGGCTCTATGACCGTGCCAAGCTCTTCCTGCGCAAGGCCGGAACCATCATTCTGGGCGTCACCTTCGCTGTGTGGGTGCTCAGTGTTTTGCCGGTGCATTCCGGCCAGTTCTCTGAGCTGACGGATTCCGTTATCGGTCATGTCGGTCACTGGATCGAGCCTGTCATCCGTCCGCTCGGCTTCAACTGGAAGATCGGTATCGGTCTGCTCAGCTCCATCGTTGCGCGTGAGGTAATTGTCGGTACGCTGGGCACGCTCTATGGCGTCGATCCGGAGACGCATGCGATGGGCCTGCAGCAGGCGCTACGTGGCGATATGACGCTGGGCGGAGCGCTGGCGCTGGTGGTCTTCTTTGCCTTTGCGCTGCAGTGCACTTCCACCATCATCATGGTCCGTCGCGAGACCAATAGCTGGCGCTGGCCGGCCATTCAGTTCACCTATATGACGGTCTTCGCCTATACGGCCGCGCTGGTGACCAACCAGATTGTGAATCTCATCGCTCGCTAA